The sequence GGAGAAAGATATCGAGGAGCCTCTTTTTGAACTCGAGATGGTCCTCCTCGAAAACGACGTCGCACTCCCGGTTACTGACGAGATCATCGCCCGGATGCGCAAAGACCTTGTGGGCCGGCACAAGAAGATCGGCACTTCGGTCGACGAACTGGTCGCATCCACCCTCAGGTCGGCGCTCTGCGGGGTGCTGGGCGACGGCCTCGACCTCCTCGACTATGTCAGGGAGAACGAGCGGCCCGTGAGGATCCTCTTCACCGGCGTGAACGGGACCGGGAAGACGACGACCGTCGCGAAGGTCGGTCATTACCTCCAGAAGAACGGTTTCTCGGTCGTGATCGGCGCAGGAGATACCTTCCGTGCGGGGGCGATCGAGCAGATCAGAACCCATGCCGACCGTCTCGGGATCAAGGTGATCCAGCACCAGGCAGGCGCCGATCCCTCCGCGGTCCTCTTTGATACGGTCCAGTACGCAAGAGCGCACAACATCGATGTTGTCCTCGCCGATACCGCCGGCCGGTTCCATAACCGGGCAAACCTCATGAACCAGCTTGAGAAGATCCGGCGGGTCATGAAGCCGGACCTCGTCGTCTACGTCGATGAGGCGGTGGCAGGGAACGATGCGGTCATCAGGGCCGACGAGTTCAACCGCGCGGTCGGCACCGACGCGGTCGTCCTGACGAAGGCTGATATGGATCCCAAAGGCGGCGCTGCCATATCGATTGCGCATACCGTCGGAAAACCGATTCTCTTCCTCGGGACCGGGCAGGGGTACGACGATATCCTGCCGTTCTCGCCCCGCGTTGTGGTGGATGAACTGCTGGGGGATGAGGCCTGATGCTCGATAACCTTGGTGCGTCA is a genomic window of Methanoculleus bourgensis MS2 containing:
- the ftsY gene encoding signal recognition particle-docking protein FtsY is translated as MFDSLKKKLQNIRTKFTSNIEEAAGAEPAPPAAEQLPEPEPSLVPAPPEEETAREGRDEPTFLNKLRVLVRDREVLLEEKDIEEPLFELEMVLLENDVALPVTDEIIARMRKDLVGRHKKIGTSVDELVASTLRSALCGVLGDGLDLLDYVRENERPVRILFTGVNGTGKTTTVAKVGHYLQKNGFSVVIGAGDTFRAGAIEQIRTHADRLGIKVIQHQAGADPSAVLFDTVQYARAHNIDVVLADTAGRFHNRANLMNQLEKIRRVMKPDLVVYVDEAVAGNDAVIRADEFNRAVGTDAVVLTKADMDPKGGAAISIAHTVGKPILFLGTGQGYDDILPFSPRVVVDELLGDEA